Proteins encoded together in one Bactrocera neohumeralis isolate Rockhampton chromosome 4, APGP_CSIRO_Bneo_wtdbg2-racon-allhic-juicebox.fasta_v2, whole genome shotgun sequence window:
- the LOC126755772 gene encoding uncharacterized protein LOC126755772 — translation MANEHNKISVVREILAAKDILFGKFSDKLTKVMKMEEWENMRIRCVALGLVSSAQDAKYVRDVFWANIKRATLAKRDNSRKTGAAGGRGCKLSELDTLVLEVIGKESPTCDGIRPQENDGEDMSLQDLIGITLNESNDSNSPLVITEVTATKKEEKPVPIPESSRKRKRCMENGSSAHGEAEIKKLKMDEKVECQIENLKLQNKNFYLKNKALQIKILEQKCMRRKGAYTPLFF, via the exons atggcAAATGAACATAACAAAATTAGTGTAGTGCGGGAGATCTTAGCTGCCAAAGACATTCTCTTTGGTAAGTTTAGCGATAAACTTACCAAAGTGATGAAAATGGAAGAGTGGGAGAACATGCGTATTAGGTGTGTTGCACTTGGACTGGTTTCAAGTGCACAAGACGCCAAATACGTACGTGATGTTTTTTGGGCAAATATCAAACGGGCGACACTG gCTAAAAGGGACAACTCCAGAAAGACAGGGGCGGCTGGAGGCAGGGGCTGTAAATTATCCGAGTTGGATACCCTGGTCTTAGAAGTGATTGGGAAGGAGTCACCAACCTGCGATGGTATTCGGCCCCAAGAGAATGATGGTGAGGATATGTCATTGCAAGATTTGATTGGCATCACATTAAATGAAAGCAATGACAGTAACTCACCGTTGGTAATTACGGAAGTGACAGCTACCAAGAAGGAAGAAAAGCCAGTGCCTATACCTGAGAGCTCCCGAAAAAGAA agcGATGTATGGAAAATGGTTCTTCCGCCCACGGGGaagcagaaattaaaaaattgaagatgGATGAAAAGGTGGAGTGCCAGATCGAAAACTTGAAGCtgcagaataaaaatttttacttgaaaaataAAGCTCTTCAGATTAAAATTTTGGAGCAAAAATGTATGCGCCGTAAGGGGGCGTACACCCccttatttttttag
- the LOC126754610 gene encoding uncharacterized protein LOC126754610, which translates to MSIETFDYILEKIGDKLKKKWSNFIKVPICPCERLIVTLRFLATGASFASLAFSFRLGKSTVGAIVKETTQDLWDNMFTIHMPQPNEQCFQEIAEQSWKLWNFPNCIGAIDGKHIRIKCPGNTGSMYYNYKHFFSIVLQGIADANCKLIAVEVGGYGKQSDGGTFSSSKIFNLLKSGELPVLGNTCLPNSEEIVPYVFLGDEAYPLLECLLRG; encoded by the exons ATGAGTATTGAAACTTTCGACTATATTCTCGAAAAGATTggtgataaattaaaaaagaagtggagtaattttattaaagtacCAATATGTCCATGTGAACGCTTGATAGTAACTCTCag ATTTCTGGCAACTGGAGCATCATTTGCCTCACTAGCTTTTTCGTTTCGGCTAGGCAAATCAACAGTAGGAGCTATTGTTAAGGAGACAACCCAAGATCTATGGGATAATATGTTTACTATACATATGCCGCAGCCAAACGAACAATGTTTTCAAGAAATTGCAGAGCAATCCTGGAAGCTATGGAACTTCCCAAATTGTATTGGTGCTATCGACGGGAAGCACATACGAATCAAGTGTCCAGGAAATACTGGCTCCatgtattataattataaacactttttttctATTGTGTTGCAAGGTATTGCCGATGCCAACTGCAAATTAATTGCGGTTGAAGTTGGTGGATACGGAAAGCAAAGTGATGGTGGCACTTTTAGCTCTTCCAAAAtctttaatcttttaaaaagtgGAGAACTACCTGTACTAGGAAATACATGTCTGCCAAACAGTGAAGAAATTGTGCCATATGTATTTCTTGGGGATGAGGCTTATCCCCTTTTAGAATGTTTGTTAAGGGGATAA